In Tripterygium wilfordii isolate XIE 37 chromosome 17, ASM1340144v1, whole genome shotgun sequence, the genomic window TTAGGACACGCTTATTTGAaagcttactcgtgttgcacgcgtaacccccctctgggatggagttttcacatgagcaagttccagtaggttaaaccttggtttacgctcaacctacaaaggagccaaataaatagcgatcaagaaattcaagaggcccaaaaggctagacgcttgaatttatttgactgaGTCAGAATTGGGTCAACTAGgcaagcaattgttgttggttgatacGCTATTACATTTAACttacttagtaaatgtttgggtttttattacttagtagatatgtaaaaagattaaataattggagcattaatctgatgcattttaaatgttttaaatttcagatgtcgttttctccacttatttccatattgaatgaaaacaaactatctgGACCGAATTATGTTGACTAGAAATGAAACTTGGACATAGTGTTCACCTCAGGTGGGTACAAGTATGTTCTGATCGAGGATTGTCCTGAGTTGGGCCCTGACCCAACAGATGAGGACAGATTGGCTCggcaaaaatggatcaatgccaatgACATGGCTAAGTGCTATATTTTAACGTCTTTATCGCCAGTCTTGCAGAAACAACATGAGAGCATGTAGACAGCTGGAGACATGATCTTCAGTCTGTAGGAAATGTTCCAACAAACCACTCACCCCACAAGGCAGCAAgcgataaagaagttgatgaacgCCAAGCAGGCCGAGGGTACTCCCGTGAGAGAGCATATGCTCGAGGTCATGGAGTACCTCTATGAAGCCTTGGATCTTGGTGCTGAAATCGATGGATAGACGCAGGTGGATATGGTCTTGGAGACCCTGTCGAGCTCATTCTCCCAGTTCAAGTTGAACTTCAACATGAACAAGATGGAGATGTCTCTTCCAATGCTTATGAAGGAACTTCAATCCGCTGAGCAGATAATGGGAAAGGAGAAGCAAGTCCATTTTGTTAAGGTTTCTAATTCTGGGCCTAAAAAGtctaagaataagaagaagcaagccactgctgccaaaggcccaaagataaagaaaaagggcaagGTTGTGAAGGGGAAAGGCAAATGCTTTCATTGCAACCAGAAAGGGCACTTGAAAAGTAATTGCCCAAAGCTTCTAGCAAAGAAGTAGATTGAgggtaatattctatttattgagacttgtttagtggttgattctactgtatcctggattgtagactctggagccactaatcatgtttgcaattcgttgtaggggtttcaggaaaccaggaaacttaataaaggagaaatcactttgaggactgcttcaggagtcatagtagaagctactaaagtaggaatagttaatttatattttggatgtaataagattttaacattgaacgattgcctttatgttccggatattagacgaaatttaatttcagtttcaagtttaatgtcagaagggtatcatttatctttcctttctaatgttacaattagtagatatggaaaggaaatatgctctggaactatgaatggaaatctgttttatttacatccaaattcctactctggtaataattgtgatattatgcatgctgaatctagaaagagaaagtccacatccaatGAGGAAACCCTTTGGCATTTACAACTTGGTCAtattaaccaaacaagaatcaatagGCTAGTTCATGATGGTTCACTCGGCCCATTAGATATGAACAGTATGCCACAATGTAGATCTTGTGTTAGAAGGTAAAATGACTAAGAGGTCGTTCAAATCCAAAGGCCTTAGGGCTAATGATTTACTTGAGTTGGTGCATACAGACGTATGTGGACCAATGATAGTACAAGCCCGAGGAGGTTTTGAATACTTCATTACTTTTACTGATGATTACTCTAGGTATGGATGCATTTATCTAATGCGCCGCAAGTCTGAGGCTTTGgacaagttcaaagagtttaAAGCTTTTGCGGAGAACCAATTGGATAAATGCATCAAAGCTATACAGTCTGACCGTGGTGGcgaatacatgctagatgagtaTAAACAGTATCTCACGGATAATAGCATTGTTAGTAAGCTTTCTGCACCTAGAACTCCTCAACAAAACGGGGTAGCAGAAAGGAGAAATAGGACTCTACTGGATATGGTAAGATGCATGATGTGTCATGCTACTCTTCCtgaatctttttggggatatgccctagaaactgctatgcacatcttgaatttagtatcgtctaagtcagtatcaaagacaccttatgagatgtGGACTGGACGCAAGTTtgatcctagaaatctaaaagtTTAGGGATGTCCGGCTTTTGTACTGGcagataagacaactaaatttggACCAAGATCTGTGCTGTgctattgggttggatttcctaAAGGGACTCGTGGTGGCTATTTCTACAATCCTGAGAGTCAAAAGTATTCGTTAGCACGaatgctagattcttagaagaagatTGTAGAAACAGCAAtgaaccaaggaagataatccttgaagaacaaaatctttATGGTTCAACTTCCGGTCCAACAGAAAATGTTGAGAATGAACAAATAGCCGAAACAAATTTGGATGCAACACCAGAGCttcgtcgtagtgggagggtcGCACGACCTCCTGAAAGGTTCATGTACTTTGGAGAGTCAGTTTTGGTAGTGTCTGACGAACTTGAACCAGATCCCACTAGTTACGAAGAAGCAATTTCTGATGTTGATGCGGATCATTGGCTCAAAGCGATAGAATCTGAATTAGAGTCTATGTATTCTAATGAAGTGTGGGATCTTGTAGACATACCTGATGGAATAAAACCCATAGGGAGCAAATGGGTCgacaaaaggaaaagaggagtagatggaaaggttgaaacctttaaaGCAAGGCTCAGAAAAAGGGTATAGATTATGAGGAGACTTTCTCATCTGTAGCCATGCTTAAGTCCATCAGAATACTTCTCGCCATATCAgctcattttgattatgagatatgGCAGATGGATGTCAAGATGACTTTCCTCAATGGCCATCTAgacgaaagcatctatatgATGCAACCCACCGGATTCATTACTGAAAGTCAGCAAAATATGGTTTGCAAGCTTAAGaagtccatttatggacttaagcaAGCATCTAGATCTTGGAACATCCAATTCGATCAGACGATTAAAACCTACggatttgatcaaaaccctgatgaaccgtgtgtatacaagagattggacggcgggaaaattgtgttcttaattctctacgttgatgacatattgctcaTCGGAAATGATACTGTAACTTTATCAGCGGTCAAGATATGGTTATCCAATCAGTTTAACATGAAAGACCTAGGAGAAGCAAGCTATGTtctaggcatcaagcttatgTGAGATCACGGAACTAGAACATTAGCTCTCTCCCAAGCCACATATATAGAGAAGATTCTAGTTAAGTACGCATTGCATTACTCCAAGAAAGGTCTTTTACCTTTTAGACATGGAGTACCTCTTTCGAAGGACAACTGTCCTAAGACGGAAGAAGAGAAGCGTGAAATGAGTAAGATGCCATATGCTTCCACAGTTGGCAGTCTCATGTACGCTATGCTTTGTACTAGGCCAGACATCTGCTATGTAGTGGGATTGCttagtagatatcaatctaacCCTGGCTTGCTTCACTGGACGGtggtcaaacatatattcaagtatcttCGGAGAACGAAAGATTATATGCTTGTTTACCGTAGTGATGAGATCGTTCCAGTGGGTTATACTTATTCGGATTTCCAAGCAGACAAGGACTCTAGAAAGTCCATGTCCGGTTCCGTATTTACACTTGGTGGTGCAGCCATAAGTTGGAAGAGTGTGAAGCAAACTTGCATCGCAGACTCCACCATGGAAACCGAATATGTGGCAGCTTCAGAAGCCGCTAAGGAGGCAGTTTGGTTGAGAAAGTTCCTTATGGAATTAAAGGTAGTCTCTGGCATTGACAGACCTATCACCTTATATTATGACAATATGGGTGAAATAGCTCAAAGCAAGGAACCTTGTTACCACAGTAAAGGAAAGCACAAAGAACGTATGTTCCATTTGATAAGGGAGTTCGTGCAGCGAAAGGAAGTGGAGATACTAAAGATTGCATCATTACACAACTTGgcggatccattcaccaaggcccttactggaaagagtttcacgactcatgtagagggaatgagtgttaggatgctttagggagtatgttctttagtccaagtgggagtttgttgggattatgtgctaaaaacataccatgtatgacagttctgaggtttattgataaatatttaatattgcattatgtgtattagatgtcttttcatttatgtatgaatgttccatcaacgtctagggatgttatttatagtaatcttggatactcataTATACTTTATGTCTGAGTATAGATaaacaagattcactattacatccgaaataaattagtcacaaccagattaacaaagctaggcactttgttgatataggttgtaatgcatggacatctccaaataggggagtggtttgtctttatcactcgagaggagtctcggattggtgcactagtgtatgtaaggaaacatacattgacgtaCTTatataggaaagaacaaccagaaaagtactatcaatgagttgttcatcctatagctgtgagagtacgatatctcttaagctcgagtaggtcaatactttcatacttatagcgtgtgcgttttgattcatcaatgagtgagacacactattgtcaatatactcgatgaattggatgtatgccactagggtgtgggaacatacctacaacatagtcattcatgtactttcgggatacggaagtgtaagcacccacccgagaggttcaaattaatctacccaaaaactctgcagagtgatccttatggatcaagcgttagcatttagattgatcgatgggtcaatctaatacgcttagtggatagatataagggaactgagagctcaggggaaatatggactttggagtgtttgatagtacacaaactctcactccaacttaccgggtgttgcatggaggatatattcgtacacatctcacatgtcagggacaggtttctaataaggaaaagcctcgatgtaagaatcgtacatctctgggagttcatccatagttcacgtggtgtcagacgaacattggattgaaatattattcctagtcatagggcttggcggtaaagaataatatttcgggagcctagatttgtgtGTCcagcggagtccccttggtagcctcattttagtctctcgtcctattaaaggaagatcggcaaatttcaccatatcacaacggtcattgggatatttacaagaatagaatttgtataacaaatagatataattttattgggttttggatttccaaagataaccctaagatgaaattattttttgttaagatatacaaaattattgtaagtgtatttatgataaaaataataagtctcTGAATTTCGATTTAGATTGTAAAAgacatattttacataatcgaaaTTAAAATCAAGAATGGGCCAAGGACtagaataatatttgagccttgaattcttgaatgaTTGGGCCAAACTAGGCCCAAATCATGCtttgaaaaacaaagcaagGAAAGCCCATTAAGGAAGCAAAGTCGGCGCCGATTATACATGTTACAATGATTCTCGGTTTTCTTACTTTCCTAATTCCAATATAATTGGAAAACCTAGGGCTAATGAGACTCTTtattaaatcatatatataaacatcactCTCTTGGTCAAGGTCACGTTTTTAGAGAAGCACAAAAAGGAAAGACTTCTCTgaaatataaaaacacaaaagaaaaacctaGAGTGACCAAGAAAATTGATAGCCGTgtagttgatttttggttcaccaccaatcggtgattctttgctttgcacatTCGCAaagagattaaggggaatacctaggaaacgacgtaggctttccaagttggtagagatcaagacggtggttcgtgcgttcaagaaaaagaggaaagcgtaggacctcgattttgaagaggttagttaatctctaactttcttaatgccatgttgtgtgtgcttgatctagctttaataatttttaggatataaacctagaagcatgctaggattatttacaaagattaaaacttgatcttatgtgttcgattaacatgttaaaatcatatttgagatcaaataaatttttagaagcatgttaggcaaaaacacgctatgaCCGTTGGGCATCGTTCGCTaaatttgatttatacctatgctaagacgatcctaatTAGCTTCTGCTGTGTGTCTAACaatagttttagcaaccaacattcgcatcgttactgtaagaaacgttgaacggaggctaaactagcaagtcagacttccaagaacactaaatagaaaacaacggtccacattgatgctttggaattgctcaactctctccatagacgagagtttctcatttttatgcaatttaaaacataactttgtctattcgcatcattaccttacgaaacgttgaatggaagcttaactagcatgtcaaacttctaagaacgctaaatagattacaacagtacacattgatgctatggaattgctcaactctcttcatagacgagcgttttttgtttttatacaatttcaaacataacatggtctattcgcatcactaccttacgaaacgttgaacgaaagctaaactagcatgtcagacttctaggaacactaaatagagtataatagtacgcattgatgctttggaattagtcaactctctccatagatgagcgtttcacgttgttgtgccatttcaaacatcacttggtctattcgcatcgttaccatacgaaacgttgaactaatgcaaaactagcaagtcagacttctaaaaacactaaatagaggacaacggtccactttgatgctttggaattgctcaactctcgccatagactagcatttcacgtttctgtgcaattccaaacagaacttgttctattcgatttttacctgacgaaacattctgtggaagctaaactagcaagttagacttctaagaacactaaatagaatacgacggtctattctcatttttgtgctatttaaaacataacttggtctattcgcatcattaccttacgaaacgttgaatgaaagctagaccaacatgtaagacttctaagaacactaaatagagtacaacagtgcacattgatgctatggaatttctcaactctctccatagacgagcgtttttcctttttgcgcaattcaaaacacaacttggtctattcgcatctttacctgacgaaacgttctctgaaagctaaactagcaagtcagacttccaagaacactaaatagaaaacaacggtccacattgatgctttggaattgctcaactctctccatagacgagcgtttctcatttttatgcaatttaaaacataactttgtctattcgcatcattaccttacgaaacgttgaatggaagctaaactagcatgtcaaacttctaagaacgctaaatagattacaacagtacacattgatgctatggaattgctcaactctcttcatagacgagcgttttttgtttttatacaatttcaaacataacatggtctattcgcatcattaccttacgaaacgttgaacgaaagctaaactagcatgtcagacttctaggaacactaaatagagtataatagtacgcattgatgctttggaattagtcaactctctccatagatgagcgtttcacgttgttatgccatttcaaacatcacttggtctattcgcatcgttaccatacgaaacgttgaactaatgcaaaactagcaagtcagacttctaagaacactaaatagaggacaacggtccactttgacgctttggaattgctcaactctcgccatagactagcatttcacgtttctgtgcaattccaaacataacttgttctattcgatttttacctgacgaaacattctgtggaagctaaactagcaagttagacttctaagaacactaaatagaatacgacggtctattctcatttttgtgctatttaaaacataacttggtctattcgcatcattaccttacgaaacgttgaatgaaagctagaccaacatgtaagacttctaagaacactaaatagagtacaacagtgcacattgatgctatggaatttctcaactctctccatagacgagtgtttttcctttttgcgcaattcaaaacacaacttggtctattcgcatatttacctgacgaaacgttctctgaaagctaaactagcaagttagacttccaagaacactaaatagagcacaacaagacacattgatgcttcggaattgcacaactatctccatagaagaatgtttctcatttttgtgctatttaaaacataacttggtctattcgcatcattaccttatgaaacgctgaATGatagctagactagcatgtgagacttctaagaatactaactacagtacaacagtacacattgatgctacggaatttctcaactctctccacagacgaacgttcttcatttttgtgcaatttaaaacataacttggcctattcgcatcattaccttacgaaacattgaatgaaagctagactaccATGTcaaacttctatgaacactaaatatagtacaatagtacacattgatgctatggaatttctcaactctctccatagacgatcgttgttcatttttgtgcaatttcaaacttaacttggtctattcgcatcattacgttacgaaacattgaacgaaagctaaacaaacaagttagaattctaagaacactaaatagaatatgacggtacacattgatgcttcggaatggcccaactctctccatagataaggatTTAACGttgttgtgtcatttcaaacataacttggtctattcgcattgttgCCTTAAGAaatgttgaacggaagctaaacaagcaactcagagttctaagaactctaaatagagtgcaacggtacaaattgatgctttggaattgctcaactcactccatagacgagcgtttctcatttttgtgcaatttaaaacataacttggtatattcgcatcattaccttacgaaacgttgaatgaaagctaaactagcatgtcagacttctaagaacgctaaatagattacaacagtacacattgatgctttggaattgctcaactctctccatagacgagctttttttgtttttgtgcaatttaaaacataacttggtctattcgcatcattaccttacgaaatgtttaacgaaagctaaactagcatgtcagacttttgagaacactaaatagagtacaacggtacaaattgatgctttggaattgctcaactcactccatagacgagcgtttctcatttttgtgcaatttaaaacataacttggtatattcgcatcattaccttacgaaacgttgaatgaaagctaaactagcatgtcagacttccaagaacactaaatagagtacaacagtatgcattgatgctttggaattgctcaactctctccatagatgagcgtttcatgtttttgtgccattttaaacataacttggtctattcgcattgttaccttacgaaatgttgaacaaaagcaaaactagcaagtcagacttctgagaacactaaatagaggacaatggtccactttgatgctttggaattgctcaactctcgccatagactagcatttcacgtttctatgcaattccaagcataacttgttctattcgcatctttaccggaggaaacgttctatggaagctaagctagcaagttagacttccaagaacactaaatagaatacgacggtgcacattgatgcttcggatttGCACAaccatctccatagacgagcgtttctcgtttttgtgctatttaaaacataacttggtctattcgcatcattaccttacgaaacgttgaatgaaagctagaccagcatgtaagacttctaagaacactaaacagagtacaacagtacatatTGAcgctatggaatttctcaactctctccatggacgagcgttTTTCctctttgtgcaattcaaaacacaactcggtctattcacatctctaCCTGATAAAATGctcaatgaaagctaaactagcaagttagacttctaagaacactaaatagagcacaacaagacacattgacgcttcggaattcctcaactctctccatagacgagcgtttctcatttttgtgctatttaaaacataacttggtctattcgcataattaccttacgaaacgttgaatgatagctagactagcatgtgagacttctaagaatactaaatagagtacaacagtacacattgatgctatggaatttctcaactctctccatagacgagcgttttcatttttgtgcaatttaaaacataacttggtctattcgcattattaccttacgaaacattgaatgaaagctagactagcatgtcaaacatctatgaacactaaatagggtacaacagtacacat contains:
- the LOC119981871 gene encoding uncharacterized protein LOC119981871; this translates as MVLETLSSSFSQFKLNFNMNKMEMSLPMLMKELQSAEQIMGKEKQVHFVKVSNSGPKKYGCIYLMRRKSEALDKFKEFKAFAENQLDKCIKAIQSDRGGEYMLDEYKQYLTDNSIVSKLSAPRTPQQNGVAERRNRTLLDMIRQLNLDQDLCCAIGLDFLKGLVVAISTILRVKKNVENEQIAETNLDATPELRRSGRVARPPERFMYFGESVLVVSDELEPDPTSYEEAISDVDADHWLKAIESELESMYSNEVWDLVDIPDGIKPIGSKWVDKRKRGVDGKVETFKARLRKRV